The proteins below are encoded in one region of Vespa velutina chromosome 11, iVesVel2.1, whole genome shotgun sequence:
- the LOC124952975 gene encoding ER membrane protein complex subunit 8 — translation MADVIFSPRAYCKIILHAAKYPHCAINGLLLARLKNKNDGKSPELRIEDAIPLFHICLHVSPMAEIALTLVDQLATSKGLILAGYYLANENINDLSTDRPAHRIADKIAENCSGAVLVVVDNKEMTLNMTSSPLRISQYVDGKWKLKDKSNIFYEGGVAPTDALYSLLEGEQYRNLVDFDNHLDNITLDWQNHKLNKVIDETVEEHE, via the exons ATGGCAGACGTTATCTTTTCTCCTCGTgcatattgtaaaataatcttGCACGCTGCGAAGTATCCACATTGTGCTATCAATGGTTTGTTACTTgctagattaaaaaataaaaacgatggaAAATCCCCGGAATTACGTATCGAAGATGCAATCCCGCTGTTTCATATTTGTCTACATGTTTCGCCAATGGCGGAAATTGCACTTACCCTT GTGGATCAGCTAGCTACGAGTAAAGGTCTAATATTGGCAGGTTATTATCttgcaaatgaaaatattaatgatttaag TACAGACAGACCAGCTCATAGAATAGCAGATAAAATAGCAGAAAACTGTAGTGGTGCTGTACTTGTTGTG GTAGATAATAAAGAGATGACACTTAATATGACCTCAAGCCCGTTACGTATCTCACAGTATGTGGATGGAAAATGGAAACTCAAAGACAAGTCCAA CATATTTTATGAAGGAGGAGTTGCTCCTACGGATGCGctatattctttattagaGGGGGAACAATATCGTAATCTTGTTGACTTTGATAATCATCTGGACAACATTACTTTGGATTGGCAAAATCATAAACTTAATAAAGTTATAGATGAAACTGTGGAGGAGCATGAATAG
- the LOC124952969 gene encoding dehydrodolichyl diphosphate synthase complex subunit DHDDS → MSWIRESTLNCLQYLAVKILKSGQIPKHVAFIMDGNRRYANKNHLEKISGHTQGFHKLAETLQWCLDLGIPEVTVYAFSIENFKRSKEEVSGLMELARQKFQSLLDEKEKLMEHGICVRIIGNLELLPEDLRKLVAEAIVITKNNNKAFLNIAFAYTSRDEMTHAIKDILRGINDADLLPEDINEDLISKCLYTYNSPNPDLLIRTSGEIRLSDFLIWQVSNSCIYFVDVLWPEFSAWDLLGAIFYYQRCYTNLQTIAKAQNITNYNSRVTNYLNKLYHERQTMLQNICASEILAYNGNK, encoded by the exons ATGTCTTGGATAAGAGAAAGTACGTTAAATTGTCTTCAGTACTTAGCtgtaaagattttaaaaagtGGTCAAATTCCTAAACATGTAGCATTTATTATGGATGGAAATAGAAGATATGctaataaaaatcatcttGAAAAGATAAGTGGACACACGCAAGG GTTTCACAAATTAGCAGAAACTCTACAGTGGTGTTTAGACCTTGGTATTCCAGAAGTAACTGTTTATGCATTtagtatagaaaattttaaaaggtCCAAGGAAGAGGTCAGTGGACTTATGGAACTTGCTAGacaaaaatttcaaagtttGTTAGATGAGaa AGAAAAGTTGATGGAACACGGTATATGCGTGCGTATTATAGGAAATTTAGAATTACTTCCGGAGGATCTACGTAAATTAGTGGCAGAAGCCATAGTCATtaccaaaaataataataaagcatTCCTTAATATTGCCTTTGCTTATACAT CAAGAGACGAAATGACACATGcaattaaagatatattaagAGGTATTAATGACGCGGATCTTCTACCAGAAGATATAAACGAAGATCTTATTTCTAAGTGTTTGTACACTTATAATTCCCCAAATCCTGATTTACTTATTCGTACTTCTGGAGAAATTCGTCTTAGTGATTTTCTTATATGGCAG GTTAGTAACAGTTGCATCTATTTCGTTGATGTATTATGGCCTGAATTCAGTGCTTGGGATTTACTTGGTgcaatcttttattatcagaGATGTTATACAAATTTACAAACTATTGCAAAAGCACAAAATATAACTAATTATAATAGCAGAGTTACtaattatcttaataaattatatcacgAACGGCAGACTATGCTGCAAAATATATGTGCTTCAGAAATTCTAGCATACAATGGAAATAAATGA
- the LOC124952977 gene encoding uncharacterized protein LOC124952977, with protein MEEIESIKVLLQKRRNIYHEKYENDTKKQIEEHNNLMKQLTTLREESVECQETIGKNCINLITNENAVKKLLYDSKHVPGLPISHDCHQQSIEFFSSALDFLNNFQASDGPLEILQKDNVDTDKLNNDIVSCTNHISNEFYKAKSAFLHVEKVRNNIEVLCDFGSISDDENAELSASDS; from the exons ATGGAAGAAATAGAATCTATAAAAGTGTTGttacagaaaagaagaaatatttatcatgaaaAGTACGAAAATGATACGAAAAAACAGATAGAGgaacataataatttaatgaagcAATTGACAACTTTACGAG AAGAAAGTGTGGAATGTCAAGAAACCATCGGTAAGAACtgcattaatttaataacaaatgaaaatgcagtaaagaaattattatatgattcaAAACATGTACCGGGTTTACCAATATCTCATGACTGTCATCA ACAATCCATAGAATTTTTCTCAAGTGCTTTAGACTTTCTAAATAACTTTCAAGCTTCTGACGGACCTTTAGAAATCTTACAAAAGGATAATGTTGATactgataaattaaataatgatatt GTATCATGTACCAACCATATAagcaatgaattttataaagcaAAATCTGCATTTCTGCATGTAGAAAAAGtcagaaataatattgaagtTCTATGCGATTTTGGCTCTATTTCTGAtg ATGAAAATGCAGAGTTAAGTGCATCTGATTCATAA
- the LOC124952961 gene encoding protein Hook homolog 3: MGDQQIICLIKWLDTFDLQAAHSSLEDISDGVALAEVLAQIAPEWFTAVWRAKIKTDVNSNWRLKVSNLKKIIEAVMEYYIECLNQQLSGYVKPDAGKIGEHCDRDELCRLLQLILGCAVNCNQKQQYITRIMSMEESVQQAIMQSIQTLESSMHGPRLSLGTSLNFESLDATDGAQQRLLSELQIAVDMKEQLEQRCHELDQQLSLLQEEKVGLIAENKKLQERLDEFENPEDSGSILKYSSLRKQVEALKDEVFKLETSRDDYRLKIELLEKEVLELQTKQEDLQKSADEANILKDEVDALRETADKVAKYELTIDSYKKKMEDLSDLRRQVKILEEKNMEYLQAKIDYEEEIKRAGMLRNHLELCKQQLAEVSHKLDEQSNKCDRLEFQGKKMEAKLSSVQRERDRLIIERDALKETNEELKCTQLQAAENVSKPVSDDAVDSTEMIPFDIKERLFLQYENKILKLTEKGNEDKLPTVQALLEHSEEQLNTLRGQNHEANQRIIELENKLEEAIGNQSSTDVKNYNITLQQKITQLQDELRRAQVERDRLVLQIEDRDNALQSQKQKAFTLQEKLTRREYDNAALEERYKKYIEKAKSVIKSLDPKQNNSSPSEIVVLRNQILEQRKIIEDMERSLKESKMVREMEEKLMISAFYRLGLSSHREALDQHLVALSSGQGQSFLARQRQPSARRYPQFNSK; the protein is encoded by the coding sequence ATGGGTGATCAGCAAATAATTTGCTTGATCAAATGGTTAGATACCTTTGATCTTCAAGCTGCTCATTCATCGCTAGAAGATATAAGTGATGGTGTTGCGTTGGCCGAAGTTCTAGCTCAAATAGCACCAGAATGGTTTACAGCAGTTTGGCGGGCAAAAATTAAGACAGATGTTAATTCTAATTGGCGTCTCAAAGTCAgtaatcttaaaaaaattattgaagcTGTCATGGAATATTATATAGAGTGTTTGAATCAACAATTGTCAGGCTATGTAAAGCCGGATGCTGGTAAAATAGGAGAGCACTGCGACAGAGACGAATTATGTCGTTTATTGCAACTTATTCTTGGGTGTGCTGTAAACTGCAATCAGAAGCAACAATATATAACCAGAATTATGAGTATGGAGGAGTCCGTGCAACAAGCTATAATGCAAAGTATTCAAACATTGGAAAGTAGTATGCACGGCCCTAGATTAAGCTTGGGCACCAGTCTTAACTTTGAATCATTAGACGCAACGGATGGTGCTCAGCAAAGATTATTGTCAGAATTGCAAATAGCAGTTGATATGAAAGAACAATTAGAACAAAGATGCCATGAACTTGATCAAcagctttctcttcttcaggaagaaaaagtaggaTTAATCGCTGAAAATAAGAAACTTCAAGAAAGATTGGACGAATTTGAAAATCCTGAAGATTCAGgttctattttaaaatattctagtCTTCGAAAACAGGTAGAAGCTCTCAAAGATGAAGTATTTAAATTGGAGACCTCTAGGGATgattatagattaaaaatagaaCTGCTAGAGAAAGAAGTATTAGAATTGCAGACTAAGCAAGAAGATTTACAAAAATCAGCGGACGAAGCTAATATCCTGAAAGATGAAGTAGATGCATTACGCGAAACGGCAGACAAAGTAGCAAAGTACGAACTTACTATAGATTCTTACaaaaagaagatggaagaTCTGAGCGATCTGAGGCGACAGGTAAAaattttggaagaaaaaaatatggaatacTTACAAGCCAAGATTGATTATGAGGAGGAGATAAAACGAGCTGGGATGTTGCGCAATCATTTGGAACTGTGTAAACAGCAACTTGCAGAAGTTAGTCACAAGTTAGATGAACAAAGTAATAAGTGTGATCGACTCGAATTTCAAGGGAAAAAGATGGAGGCAAAATTGAGTTCCgtccaaagagaaagagatagattaaTCATAGAACGAGATGctttgaaagaaacaaatgaggAATTAAAGTGTACGCAATTACAAGCAGCAGAAAATGTTTCTAAGCCTGTATCAGATGATGCGGTAGATAGTACAGAAATGATTCCGTTTGATATTAAAGagagattatttttacaatatgagaataaaatattaaaattaacagaAAAAGGTAATGAAGATAAATTACCTACCGTGCAAGCGCTACTTGAACATTCTGAAGAACAATTAAATACTCTCAGAGGACAAAATCATGAAGCTAATCAGAGGATAattgaattagaaaataaattggaaGAAGCAATTGGGAATCAATCTAGTACCGatgttaaaaattacaatattacgctacaacaaaaaataacacAATTACAGGATGAATTGAGAAGAGCACAAGTAGAACGGGATCGTTTGGTATTACAAATTGAAGATCGAGATAATGCATTACAGAGTCAGAAACAGAAAGCCTTTACATTGCAAGAAAAATTGACACGACGTGAATATGATAATGCAGCACTCGAAGAacgttataagaaatatattgagAAAGCAAAAAGTGTTATAAAAAGTTTAGATCCTAAGCAAAATAATTCTTCCCCTTCTGAAATTGTCGTCTTACGTAATCAAATTTTAGAACaacgtaaaataattgaagataTGGAAAGATCATTGAAAGAATCCAAAATGGTcagagaaatggaagaaaagttAATGATATCAGCATTTTATCGTTTAGGATTGTCTTCTCATAGGGAAGCATTAGATCAACATCTTGTAGCACTTAGCTCGGGACAAGGGCAATCCTTTCTTGCCAGGCAAAGACAGCCATCGGCACGACGTTATCCGCAATTTAATTCTAAGTGA
- the LOC124952959 gene encoding repetitive organellar protein-like has protein sequence MADLSDDSDINPEEIARIVEDIDNLDNSLLNSSFKKSSRTKINTEDSTLLNDTDIKKKVLFKDFNKEDPLADLISDEEEIPLKQKNVITQNTKSTLMESLFGIKTITSSASSIRSSDKPIHPLSDVSTDNINLVKSPLNQDSQLDLKDESIISENKPLKQINIHKTQSTSYINDGTTASSLNKLKSATGKSQKSLLIEDLFGNRQHSTSIQNINSQQTLDSFGTKTITEYATDVIKEDNPVKSTMLGYAPTVSASRESRRGRKSASIIHDPLGLLTSPQTEYTAELISKKAETAEDTNKKKSANQDLPEWLGGTKMSDNKKLQEVEQSSLHNIEQDIMQQKQSFENSQIQRHNYTTSNPIETNNDDMNNTIVQHEELPILISTQFDQHAAIMTMQQQEHELRTATTLSHQNDQLSKLIETQKYKLTEQEKQFNMLIKKQMDRQILLEAQMKQQQERINRYIQTLMAQPTSLPIPINFSMNQTTENTKEEKDDKVILEKSLDKLESEKLYLENTLKGLNERHEYELIIHEDSYKRQITFLQETMDKLEKRFRHEIVTLQNEYELQIEKIKAEKIQIEMAYKEEIENLKKEHVKSIQEICERHTININILQKEHSQTLENISRAKECENLAITAVTTLKSDMEQMLHKTSILITDIITVHEKLQKKDEKIDKTKEEYLKLEKEYLEAERQSTEREKGILEQERKEIVESMKKLELQFVQLTSDIQKRSLQYDEGEERLKTKEQTLTREREIFEQKVIWEHKHLESIKDAWIKEQERQIEAIAREREAVVTERAKLEVFDRLKCDDMAKAELEAAIKAAQSANNRANQERLKWQEKMRELEIQQYQIQGKENELILRAKELENLTQSALTKRDEGIKALKQAHQIDDQHKERLGQLQLQLEALAQRETKVASEKLHLARERLALRTSQTEKPVKDVKINIHSMYEEDAAVLSELPTSQVIPSYMNTIDPQLIMLKLNLDDQLDITNKCLETMGI, from the exons ATGGCTGATCTTTCTGATGATTCAGATATAAATCCAGAAGAAATTGCACGTATAGTAGAAGATATCGACAATCTAGATAACAGTTTACTTAAtagttcatttaaaaaatcaagtCGTACTAAAATAAATACCGAAGATTCtacattattaaatgatacagATATCAAGAAAAAGGTTCTATTCAAAG ATTTCAATAAAGAAGATCCTTTAGCAGATTTAATAtcagatgaagaagaaataccATTAAAGCAAAAGAATGTAATTACACAAAATACTAAAAGTACTTTAATGGAAAGTTTATTTGGTATAAAAACTATAACCAGTTCTGCGTCCAGTATCAGATCAAGCGATAAACCTATACATCCACTGTCGGATGTAAGTACCGATAACATTAACTTGGTAAAAAGTCCATTAAATCAAGATAGTCAATTAGATTTGAAAGATGAATCCATAATTTCTGAAAACAAGCCATTGaagcaaataaatatacataaaacgcAGAGTACTTCTTATATTAATGATGGTACTACAGCGAGTTCtcttaataaattgaaatcagCAACTGGTAAATCAcagaaatcattattaatagaaGACTTATTTGGAAACAGACAACATTCGACGTCTATCCAGAATATCAACTCTCAACAGACTCTTGATAGTTTCGGTACAAAAACTATTACAGAATACGCAACAGATGTTATCAAAGAAGATAATCCAGTTAAATCTACAATGCTTGGATACGCCCCTACTGTTTCTGCTTCTAGGGAATCTCGTAGGGGAAGAAAAAGCGCCAGTATAATTCATGATCCTTTAGGCTTACTTACCTCACCTCAAACTGAATATACAGCAGAATTG atatccAAAAAAGCTGAAACTGCTgaagatacaaataaaaagaaatcagcAAATCAAGATCTACCGGAATGGCTAGGTGGAACGAAGATGTCGGATAATAAAAAGTTACAGGAAGTTGAACAATCATCATTGCATAATATAGAACAAGATATTATGCAACAAAAGCAGTCTTTTGAAAATTCTCAGATACAACGTCATAATTACACCACAAGCAATCCAATAGAGACAAATAACGATGACATGAATAATACAATCGTACAGCATGAGGAGTTACCGATACTAATTAGTACACAGTTTGATCAACATGCAGCAATTATGACTATGCAACAGCAAGAACATGAACTAAGAACAGCTACAACTTTATCTCATCAGAACGATCAATTAAGTAAATTGATAGAGAcacaaaaatacaaattaactgagcaagaaaaacaatttaacatgcttattaaaaaacaaatggaCAGGCAAATCTTGCTTGAAGCGCAAATGAAACAGCAACAAGAACGTATTAATCGTTATATTCAG ACATTGATGGCTCAACCCACATCTTTGCCAATAcccattaatttttcaatgaatcaAACTACAGAGAATactaaagaagagaaagatgacaAAGTTATTTTAGAGAAGTCTCTAGACAAACTAGAATCCGAAAAGTTATATCTGGAAAATACACTGAAAGGCTTAAATGAAAGACATGaatacgaattaataattcatgaaGATTCATACAA aaggCAGATTACATTCCTTCAAGAAACAATGGACAAACTTGAAAAGAGATTTCGTCATGAAATTGTAACTTTACAAAATGAGTATGAATTACAAATTGAGAAAATTAAGgcagaaaaaatacaaatagaaatggcgtataaagaagaaatagaaaatttaaaa aaAGAACATGTAAAGTCCATTCAAGAAATTTGTGAAAGGCATactatcaatataaatattttgcaaaaGGAACATTCGCAAActcttgaaaatatatctaGAGCTAAAGAATGTGAAAATTTAGCAATAACAGCTGTAACAACTCTGAAATCAGATATGGAACAGATGTTGCATAAAACTAGTATTTTAATCACCGATATAATAACTGTACacgaaaaattacaaaagaaggacgaaaaaattgataaaacaaaagaagaatatttgaaattagaaaaagaatatttggaAG CAGAAAGACAAAGTacggaaagggaaaagggaatCTTGGAACAAGAACGTAAAGAAATTGTTGAGTCAATGAAAAAGCTTGAATTACAATTTGTACAGCTTACGTCGGATATTCAAAAACGAAGCCTACAATATGATGAGGGAGAAGAAAGACTTAAAACAAAAGAGCAAACattaacaagagaaagagaaatatttgaacAAAAAGTAATTTGGGAACATAAACATTTAgag AGTATAAAGGATGCATGGataaaagaacaagagagacaaatagaaGCAATTgcacgagaaagagaagcagTTGTAACTGAACGTGCAAAATTAGAAGTTTTTGATAGATTAAAATGTGATGATATGGCAAAGGCAGAG ttAGAAGCTGCTATAAAAGCTGCTCAAAGTGCAAATAATCGCGCTAATCAAGAGAGACTGAAATGgcaagaaaaaatgagagaactCGAAATACAACAGTATCAGAttcaaggaaaagaaaatgaacttATACTACGTGCTAAAGAGCTTGAAAACTTAACACAG TCCGCATTAACAAAAAGAGATGAAGGAATAAAGGCATTAAAACAAGCACATCAAATTGATGATCAGCATAAGGAAAGACTTGGCCAGTTACAATTGCAACTTGAAGCATTAGCACAAAGAGAAACTAAAGTTGCTTCGGAGAAACTACATTTAGCAAg agaaagattaGCATTAAGAACTTCTCAAACAGAAAAACCAGTAAAagacgtaaaaataaatattcattctaTGTACGAAGAGGATGCAGCAGTTTTATCAGAACTTCCTACTTCACAAGTTATACCATCTTACATG AATACTATTGATCCTCAATTAATAATGCTAAAATTAAATTTGGATGATCAGCTAGATATCACCAATAAATGCCTTGAAACAATgggtatttaa
- the LOC124952966 gene encoding dual specificity protein phosphatase 15: protein MGNGMNKVLPGLYVGNYQDSKDADQLERFEITHILAIHDTARRLHSNKHYLCILAADRPDQNLSQYFSLCNDFIHAARLRGGNVLIHCLAGMSRSVTVAVAYIMSTTNLSWKEALKVVRVGRSIANPNAGFQQQLEDFESSRLQEERRRLKERFPSLALAESDAEACRATLKNYEALVQAREVCEGKCAMGRPCPTGLCRQPSKRTPRRRSSSSSSGNLTPGRTPPQTPRMLPSAPPSPALPRSASVMSTTRPRSGPAGLHSYTGSAPPSRAVSRVDLSAAVACSSSNTNLAAVGRSITLSGSNWRLTAGSAPTTPRPTPPVSPQRWPRRLSRQTPQLPVPSEAHSSMT from the exons ATGGGGAATGGCATGAATAAG GTGCTTCCTGGCCTTTACGTTGGTAATTATCAGGACAGTAAGGACGCAGATCAACTGGAAAGGTTCGAGATAACTCATATCCTGGCGATTCACGACACGGCTCGTCGATTACATTCT aATAAGCATTACTTATGCATCTTAGCCGCCGATAGGCCGGATCAGAATTTATcgcaatatttttctctctgtaaCGATTTCATCCACGCTGCTCGTTTGCGCGGTGGCAATGTTCTAATACATTG CCTGGCGGGCATGTCGAGAAGTGTGACGGTCGCAGTCGCCTATATCATGAGCACCACAAATCTATCCTGGAAGGAGGCACTTAAGGTCGTGAGAGTAGGTCGTTCTATCGCCAACCCAAACGCTGGCTTTCAACAACAGCTCGAGGACTTTGAATCGAGCCGTCTTCAGGAG GAACGACGAAGATTGAAAGAACGATTTCCTAGTCTCGCACTCGCAGAGTCCGACGCGGAAGCATGTAGAGCCACTCTTAAAAATTACGAGGCGTTGGTGCAAGCACGAGAAGTTTGCGAAGGCAAATGTGCTATGGGCCGACCTTGTCCCACTGGTCTCTGCCGTCAACCGTCCAAGAG GACTCCCAGAAGACGATCGTCCTCCAGTAGTTCCGGAAATTTGACACCTGGTAGAACACCACCACAAACGCCAAGAATGCTTCCATCCGCACCACCCTCGCCAGCTCTACCTAGATCAGCTAGCGTTATGTCTACTACTCGGCCAAGAAGCGGTCCAGCAGGTTTACATTCTTACACCGGATCTGCGCCTCCCTCCAG GGCCGTTTCGAGGGTGGATTTATCAGCTGCCGTAGCTTGCAGTAGCAGTAATACGAATTTAGCTGCCGTTGGCAGGTCCATCACACTTTCCGGTAGTAACTGGAGATTAACAGCGGGATCAGCACCGACCACACCAAGGCCGACACCTCCGGTATCGCCTCAACGATGGCCGAGGCGACTCTCCCGGCAAACACCACAATTACCTGTACCATCGGAAGCTCATTCCTCGATGACGTAG